The following proteins are co-located in the Candidatus Poribacteria bacterium genome:
- a CDS encoding DEAD/DEAH box helicase: MSLRELSLQSEYRSDGSNLVTDFYTPCLRNAIRYYRAVAYFTSNGLALNVKGLSTFIRHGGQMSLVTGPKLMSDDIEAIQYGYKARKQNLDSSLDCDFLQVSHDRLMLLTWLIAHGHLEIKIAFPSDSNTNYQHAVYHEKIGVFLDDDNNAVAFSGSSNETVGGLLNNFESIDVHWSWDDTQERVQQKVDNFKKLWDNNTDKLDVVNFLSAVTEELLIHQTVYETEQAETTDEPEIIEKTAPYLPKDIVLRGYQSEAIDAWFKNRCRGLWEMATGTGKTITALSALSKLKGEKGNLFVVIACPYQHLVDQWYEEAVRFGFEPILAYKSSATWVNRLNTALVRYNYGVRDVVCTITTQTTFINDTMQKLLSKLKRDAILVADEVHHLGAEQSGKRLTEVFNYRLGLSATPNRWFDTPGTAALRSYFGDTIYEFSLDKAIKQGYLCSYYYHPYLVELTDSEFEEYERLTERISKLYHLVESGETSEALERLLIKRAALLNRAENKLAKLAELLFDKTDSLHHTLFYCAPGRVDSVLELLTNLKLRIAKFTAEESAAKRQELLKMFASGHLQALVAMRCLDEGVDVPSTRTAYILASSSNPKEFIQRRGRILRQSLGKEHAEIHDLIAVPPMDYQQYPTATFATERKIVARELKRFSEFAGMALNKFEARDKIWELAKYYNLLGALGEA, from the coding sequence ATGTCACTCAGAGAACTATCGCTACAATCTGAATATCGTTCCGACGGATCCAATCTTGTTACAGACTTTTATACACCATGTCTGAGAAACGCCATACGGTATTATCGTGCAGTTGCCTATTTCACTAGCAATGGTCTTGCTTTGAACGTGAAAGGATTGTCCACTTTTATTCGGCATGGTGGGCAAATGAGTTTGGTAACTGGACCTAAATTGATGTCAGATGACATTGAGGCGATTCAATACGGCTACAAAGCAAGAAAACAAAATTTAGATTCCTCCCTTGACTGCGATTTTCTGCAAGTTTCCCATGATAGATTAATGCTACTCACTTGGTTAATTGCCCATGGTCATTTAGAGATTAAAATCGCATTCCCCTCTGATTCAAACACAAATTATCAGCATGCAGTCTATCACGAAAAGATAGGAGTCTTTTTAGATGATGATAACAACGCCGTAGCATTTTCAGGTTCATCAAATGAAACTGTCGGCGGTTTGCTAAACAATTTTGAATCCATTGATGTTCATTGGTCATGGGATGACACTCAAGAACGCGTCCAACAAAAAGTAGATAATTTTAAGAAATTGTGGGATAATAACACGGATAAGTTGGATGTTGTAAATTTCCTAAGTGCTGTTACGGAAGAACTTTTAATCCATCAGACGGTCTATGAAACAGAACAAGCAGAGACAACAGATGAACCAGAAATAATTGAAAAAACCGCCCCTTATTTACCAAAAGACATAGTATTAAGAGGGTATCAGTCTGAAGCGATTGATGCTTGGTTTAAGAACAGATGTCGTGGTTTATGGGAAATGGCGACGGGTACTGGTAAAACGATCACGGCTCTTTCTGCCCTTTCCAAACTAAAAGGGGAAAAAGGAAATTTATTTGTAGTTATCGCGTGTCCATATCAGCACCTCGTTGATCAGTGGTACGAGGAGGCAGTCAGGTTTGGATTTGAACCAATCCTGGCATACAAAAGCTCTGCCACTTGGGTGAATCGGCTTAATACTGCCTTAGTGCGATATAATTATGGTGTTCGCGATGTTGTCTGTACTATTACGACACAGACCACTTTTATAAATGACACCATGCAGAAATTACTTTCCAAATTGAAACGCGATGCTATTTTAGTAGCGGATGAAGTCCACCACCTTGGAGCAGAACAAAGCGGCAAGAGATTAACTGAGGTTTTTAATTACCGTCTCGGCTTGTCAGCAACACCTAACCGCTGGTTTGACACACCAGGTACGGCTGCCCTCAGGAGTTATTTTGGAGATACAATTTACGAATTTTCTCTCGACAAAGCAATTAAACAGGGATATCTCTGTTCTTACTATTATCATCCATATCTCGTTGAGTTGACTGACAGCGAATTTGAGGAGTATGAACGTCTCACAGAAAGGATTTCAAAACTTTATCATCTGGTAGAATCTGGTGAGACAAGTGAAGCACTTGAACGATTGCTGATAAAACGAGCGGCACTGCTTAACCGAGCAGAAAACAAGTTGGCAAAGTTGGCAGAATTATTATTTGACAAAACCGATTCACTCCATCATACATTATTTTACTGTGCTCCTGGACGAGTAGATTCAGTTCTTGAATTATTAACCAATTTGAAATTACGAATTGCGAAATTCACTGCGGAGGAATCAGCTGCTAAAAGACAAGAATTGTTAAAGATGTTCGCATCTGGACATCTTCAAGCTCTTGTAGCAATGAGGTGTCTGGACGAAGGCGTTGACGTGCCAAGCACTCGAACCGCTTATATCCTTGCGAGCAGTAGTAATCCGAAGGAATTTATTCAGCGGCGTGGACGGATTCTCAGGCAGTCTCTTGGTAAAGAACACGCAGAGATCCATGACCTAATCGCTGTACCACCTATGGATTACCAGCAATATCCAACTGCAACATTTGCTACCGAGCGCAAAATCGTTGCACGCGAACTAAAGAGATTTAGCGAATTTGCTGGAATGGCCTTAAATAAATTTGAGGCACGTGATAAAATATGGGAACTTGCTAAGTATTACAACCTTTTGGGAGCGTTAGGGGAAGCTTGA